The Gadus macrocephalus chromosome 12, ASM3116895v1 genome segment TCTTTCTACTTTTAATCACCTGCATCTACCTTAATTTAGCAAGGAAGTGTATTTTAACTATTAAatatattcataataataatattaaaactGTTTCCCACAGTCACTTTATTCGTATGATGAAACGCTCCCATTAAAATCGAAAAAGTACGGAAAGATGTAACAATGcaactcattcctttttaaataaataaacagtaaaAACTCAAACCCTTAAAAATGCATAGATTAAGAAATCCccaaaataatatataacaaaGATAGTAAATAACCCTGAGTGTTTGAGAGAACAAAAAATCgaattatttaatttgattGTATGCCTAAATCAGTCAACATATTTTTAACTAATGAGTGCAATTTAATTTTTCACCACTTAGCCCAGTTAATAACAGTATAATTGGGAGAACATTAAAACATTCCAATTTGTATATTCACCAAacatacacattatatatatatatatatatatatatatatatatatatatatatatatatatatatatatatatatatatatatatatatatatatatatatatatatatatatatatattgcagttTATAAAGCTATCATGTCTGCAAATGTTCCTTTCATTACTGAAAAACATGAATGTGTCCCAAGCTGAACTGAACAAGAGTAAAAACATGGATTTGATGTATTCCCCACCCCTGTGCAATATAATTCTCCATCCACTGAAGAAGAGTTAAATGCTCGTAAGCAAAGGCAAAATTGAGTGTTTATCTAAAGGCATTAAAACATTCTtcattagtaaaaaaaaaacatggttgAATCCCACGTTAAAGTAAATTAAAGTAAAGTTACTAATGGTGATGAGTTACATAATTGCATCACAAACATGGAGGATAGACAGTTCTAGTGgatatacaaaaaatatatattcagagGAAAGATTTGGCGAGAGTCCAGTGTGAGCGTTGTTAGCCTTCTTGACCAAAGTCTTCTGTAAACTTGGTCAGCTTCTCCAAATCCTGGTCGTTCACCGTTGGTTTGGTGCTGGCCAGAGACCGAAGCATGTCATCCTATGCACAATATGACCCGTCGGaaagcacacaaacaattaaaatgcgTTCTACTGTTATGGGAAAATCAGAGAACAgtccaaaaataaacataacaagGAGACTTGACATTTCCTGGTCAACGTACCCTTCATCTCCATCAAATCAAACCAAGACAATCAGACAAAGAGCAGCATCAATTCATACCATGCAAACAACGGGCTCCAGAAGTTTCTCTCCAGGAACTTCCATCCAGGTCATCGTAATGGCGTCACGATCACCAGGGGAGCATGGGGTCAGAAGATCTTCAACGACCGTGTCTGGGTTGTTCCAGGAGGACCCTCGCACCTGAGTGTGGGAAAGAAGTTTGAGAGATAACGGTAACTAATGCATGCTACCAAGGCatgattgttaaaaaaaaaactttcggTGAAAGACATTGCACTGGTTGGCTAacctggctaacgccagacctcatctcaatctacattgagaagaggtctgggaaccacacaataattttctcgtatttgaggcgtggtttacgattgtCCAGCCGTTTATTGGGTGCTACGAATgtcatatgagtctgtacgtagctcatagccaatcgtatcaattataccagatgaggtatgtagagcgacagaaatttgaggaggaagaagacgatgggtgtgtcgcatagacgtcgtcatcgtcctgccatccctccccgttctgtgattggttccctatctcaggcgaaaatcggatccatggaaaCCAGGCTGCCTAGCAGCGCAAAATGAAATTGCGcacaaggcagcatgggtatacccaggctacTGGTTGGCTATTCTTTGGCTCAAAGGCAAATTTACCTTTTTGAAGTGAGTTGCCATCTGAACCTTGCGGACGGGCTGCATGAGGGCGTCCCGGACGATGATGCTGACGTCGGCCCCGGAGTAGCCTTGCGTCTTTTGGCCCAGCTGCACGAAGTCTGCTTCAGTCAGGTTGGTGGGGGTGGCGCCCAGATGCAGCTTGAACATGAAGGTACGGGCGTGCTCCTCAGGCAGAGGGATGTAAATACGCTTCTCAAACCTACAATCATGCCGCAATTCAAATGACCCACATTAAATCACACTGGacctggcacacacactcagaataaCTTTTTTTCGCCTTAAGgataaaatgttttttaaggTAGCATGAGAATTTAATTATGTAATgaccctaccttctccttatgGCAGAGTCAAGTGTCCACGGTATATTAGTGGCTCCCAGAACCAGGACTCCATCATTATCATTTCCAACACCTGCAATCATAGAGAACAGCGTTTCGATGTTTCGCACTAGATCAAACTTTGAGGTCAGACGTTGACATGCACCTGAGAGCTCCTTCCTACTAACCCTGCATCTGCACCAGGAACTCAGTCTTGATCCGGCGCGCCGCCTCACTCTCGTTCTCACTCCTCGAGCCGCACAGAGAGTCGATCTCGTCGATGAAAATGATGGATGGCTTGTGTTCTCTTGCCAAGGAAAACAGATTCTTCACCAACCTAATGGGAAGAACGAGGACAGAAGttcagacaaaaaaaagagtagTTTAGTGTTctttttttgtggttttgtatttattgtgtgtttggCAATTTGGCCCTCACTTTTCACTCTCTCCCAGCCACTTTGACACCAGgtcggaggaggagatggagaagaaggTGGAGTTGTTGGCCTCAGTGGCCACAGCCTTGGCTAGGTAAGACTTACCCGTACCTGGAGGCCCAAACAATAGGATCCCTCTCCAGGGAGTTCTCTTTCCTGGACAGAAGATcaagaaattaaaataaaaaaggaagccAGCGAATACGGTCATAACCTAAGAAAATTAAAGTTGTTTGTATGGTTTCAGTGCATAGTACCATTTTTGTATTTGAAAGTTACAATcgataacaaaaaaacatagtTTGCAAGTTAAGATTTTTAAAATATCAATATTGAAGCATATAGCCACTATATCAAATTCACTACACATTAATTCAGTATTGTAACAGTTGTGTTACTTTTTCGTACCTGTGAAGAGATGGGGAAATTTAATGGGCAGTATGACAGCTTCCTTCAGAGCTTCCTTGGCACCCTCGAGCCCTGCAACATCATCCCACTTGATGTTCGGCTTCTCCATGACGATGGCACCTGGAAGATTAGGACAGCCTCAAAACACACGTAGTGGTACTTCATGCTTTTAGTCCAAATGATGAAAGACAGCATGACTGCACTATTTCACATGTGAGATTAGATATGTTAATTAATTTAGTTGAATGGTCACCTGACAGCTGATTCTGGAACTTTTTCTTCTCCTGATCGTCACCCCCACCATCACTCTCGTTCCTAAGAGAACAAAACTTCTAGGATGgtttcttcttatttttttatttacagcCAACAAGTTAAAAATACATCTAAATTATGAATGTCACTGAGAAAATGGTTGCGTTtgcataattaaataaatagtcATTAGCGGCTATTGCTCCTGCTATGGATTAAGCA includes the following:
- the LOC132468997 gene encoding vacuolar protein sorting-associated protein 4B-like; the encoded protein is MAGSSLQKAIDLASKASEEDKAKNYEEALRLYEHSVQYFLHVVKYDAHGDKAKISIRNKCKEYLDRAEQLKEYLSKKEKAPPSKPVKESQSDDKGNESDGGGDDQEKKKFQNQLSGAIVMEKPNIKWDDVAGLEGAKEALKEAVILPIKFPHLFTGKRTPWRGILLFGPPGTGKSYLAKAVATEANNSTFFSISSSDLVSKWLGESEKLVKNLFSLAREHKPSIIFIDEIDSLCGSRSENESEAARRIKTEFLVQMQGVGNDNDGVLVLGATNIPWTLDSAIRRRFEKRIYIPLPEEHARTFMFKLHLGATPTNLTEADFVQLGQKTQGYSGADVSIIVRDALMQPVRKVQMATHFKKVRGSSWNNPDTVVEDLLTPCSPGDRDAITMTWMEVPGEKLLEPVVCMDDMLRSLASTKPTVNDQDLEKLTKFTEDFGQEG